One genomic segment of Streptomyces liangshanensis includes these proteins:
- a CDS encoding MFS transporter → MGAAMRRIQAGNALSAFGLGFTVPYLYVYVAQVRDLGAGTAGVVLAVFAMAALVVLPFTGRIIDRRGPLPVLVSGAVLASVGALAMGFSGSVPAAVMSAAVLGAGTAVMQPALATMIVWCSSAATRTRAFATQFFLANLGLGVGGLVGGQIVDQDRPGSFTLLFAVEAAMFLVLAGMAASVRLPRPAAFAVSALSKETDAARRAGGGVRALLRHRAMVRLLGLGFVVFFACYGQFESGLAAYGTEAAGIDPSTLGVALAANTAVIVVAQFVVLRLVERRSRTRVIAAVGLIWTAAWIVAGYAGLGHGSTTMATAAFISTYALFGLGEAMLAPTVAPLVADLAPTSMVGQYNSAFALVKQLALAVGPAVGGPMGASLHGPYIVTFVLFSLGITVLALRLGRRLTPVQDRPALASASRVVARRVPAAGAGAEEAKPVPGQAEPVPERVGSVPEQVGPVPERVG, encoded by the coding sequence TTCGCCATGGCCGCTCTTGTCGTCCTCCCCTTCACCGGTCGGATCATCGACCGGCGCGGTCCGCTGCCCGTCCTGGTGAGCGGGGCGGTGCTGGCCTCGGTGGGGGCGCTCGCCATGGGGTTCTCGGGGAGCGTGCCGGCGGCGGTGATGTCGGCGGCGGTGCTCGGTGCCGGGACGGCCGTCATGCAGCCGGCGCTGGCCACGATGATCGTGTGGTGCTCGTCGGCGGCGACCAGGACGCGGGCCTTCGCGACGCAGTTCTTCCTGGCGAACCTCGGGCTCGGCGTCGGCGGGCTGGTCGGCGGGCAGATCGTCGACCAGGACCGGCCGGGCAGCTTCACGCTGCTGTTCGCCGTCGAGGCCGCGATGTTCCTCGTGCTGGCGGGCATGGCCGCCTCGGTCCGGCTGCCCCGCCCGGCCGCCTTCGCCGTGAGCGCGCTGTCCAAGGAGACCGACGCCGCCAGGCGCGCCGGGGGCGGGGTGCGGGCGCTGCTCCGGCACCGGGCGATGGTGCGGTTGCTCGGGCTGGGCTTCGTGGTGTTCTTCGCCTGTTACGGGCAGTTCGAGTCGGGGCTCGCGGCGTACGGGACCGAGGCCGCGGGGATCGACCCGTCGACGCTCGGGGTCGCGCTGGCCGCGAACACCGCGGTGATCGTGGTCGCGCAGTTCGTGGTGCTGCGGCTGGTCGAGCGGCGGAGCCGGACGCGGGTGATCGCGGCGGTCGGGCTGATCTGGACCGCGGCGTGGATCGTCGCGGGGTACGCGGGGCTCGGGCACGGGAGTACGACGATGGCGACGGCCGCGTTCATCTCCACGTACGCGCTGTTCGGGCTCGGTGAGGCGATGCTCGCGCCGACCGTCGCGCCGCTGGTGGCCGATCTGGCGCCGACGTCGATGGTCGGGCAGTACAACTCGGCCTTCGCGCTGGTGAAGCAGCTCGCGCTGGCGGTCGGCCCGGCGGTGGGCGGTCCGATGGGGGCGTCGCTGCACGGGCCGTACATCGTGACGTTCGTGCTGTTCTCGCTGGGCATCACCGTGCTGGCGCTGCGGCTCGGCCGGCGGCTCACTCCCGTGCAGGACCGGCCTGCGCTCGCGTCGGCCTCGCGGGTGGTCGCGCGGCGGGTGCCGGCGGCGGGGGCGGGGGCCGAGGAGGCGAAGCCCGTACCAGGGCAGGCGGAGCCCGTACCGGAGCGGGTGGGATCCGTACCGGAGCAGGTCGGACCCGTACCGGAGCGGGTGGGCTGA